The genomic region ACATGATATTTGATGGTAGACCAGATAGACCCTGGAAATATGGCGAAACTAGGAAGAATGAATTAGTTTTTATCGGAAGGAATCTAGATGAAACCAAATTAAAACAAGATTTCTTATCCTGTATGCTATAATTAACGACACAATTGATATTCCCAATTCTCATCTTTCCCATATATGAATTTCACGACCAACAAACCGCAAAAATTCACCACCCATTATTCAGAAAAGCTAACAGAATATGTAACATCCTTGAATTGGTCTAAATCCGGTCACAAGCTGGCCGTTACCTCCGCATCAGGAGAGGTAATCATCTGGCAAAACGAAACAATTACCAATCTCCAAACTTCCACAGGTAAATCCCTAGACTGTGGAGGTTTCTCAGCTGATGACCAGTACTTGGCTGTGGGTGGCCAGGACGGAAACATAAAAATCTGGAGGGACAAAGAGTTAATTCAAACCCTAGCAAACGCTCCAGCTTGGATTGATAAATTAGCGTGGAACCATACCAATAATCTGTTAGCTTTTAGTTTAGGTCGTTATGTTCAAGTGTGGGATGTGGATGCGCAGGAACTGGTGGTCACCCTCAACTTTGAAAACTCATCAATTTTAGGAATTGATTGGCGTCAGGATGGAAAGTATTTGGCTATTAGCGGTTATAAAGGAGTTAAGGTTTGGAATAGGGAAAGTTGGGATGAGGAACCTTATATACTGTCGACAAATACAGTCAGTACGGGTGTGGCATGGTCTGCTGATGGTAAATATTTAGCTTCAGCAAATATGGATCGCAGTATCACAGTATTAGAGTGGGAAAATCCCGATCCCTGGCTAATGCGTGGTTTCCCCGGCAAAATTCGTCAATTGGTTTGGTCCAATAAAACAAGTGATACAGGAGATCCCGTCTTAGCTTGTGCTAGTGTGGAAGGTGTAGTGCTATGGCATAAATCTGTTGATGATTCTGTAGGTTGGGAGTCAACCATTTTGACTAATCACTTCGATATTATAACTGCGATCGCCTACCCACCCCAGTCCTTAAATTATAGATTGCCAAATAATGAGTTAATACTTGCTTCTGCTGGTGCTGATGGTTGGTTGTGTTTATGGGATGAAAATTTTCAAGTATGGGAAATTCTGTCAGGTGTGACTGAAGGTTTTTCTACCCTAGCTTGGCAACCCCAAGGCAAATTTTTGGCAGCGGGTGGAAACCAAGGGGAATTAATTATTTGGTCATCTGATAATTCCCAGTTGTGAAGTTAAGTGGGTGGGTGGAATTAAATATAAGATGAACGTACAAATAATTGTGCCTCCCTACTTAGTTTGGTATTTTCACGCCAACTTACTTATAGGCTAGAATAATTGTGATGAATAGATTGTTAAAATGTAATTTCTGCAATATTTGTTTACCAATTGGCCTACCAATAATACTAGCAATTTTAGGTTGTAATCATAGGACTCTAAATAATAACTATACTCAAGATCAGCAGAGTCAGCAGAATCAAAAGATGAGTCAAAATCTACCCCAAGTTGTAGTAACTACAACCATACTCTGCGATATTACTAACCAAATAGCCCAAGAAAGTATTAATCTAATTTGTTTAGTTCCTCCCGGTTTGGAACCTCCTATATATCAGCCAACACCAGAAGATATCAGATCGATTAAAAAAGCAGATCTGATTTTATATCACGGCTATAATTTTGAGCCTAACCTAATTAAGTCATTGAAAAATAGTCGAAAAAATATAGCCAAAATATCAGTTGGTCAACGTGCTGTTAAACAACCACAAAAACTGCGCCAAAATGGCAAAATTATTAACGAACCACATATTTGGCATGATGTGAGAAATGCCATCAAAATGGTAGAAGTAGTGAATTTTCAATTGGGCAAACTGTCACCGGAAAATCAACAGAGATATAATAGTAATACTCGCCAACTAACTCGAGAATTAAAGCAATTAAACCAATGGATTAAATCTACTCTTTCCACCATTCCTGATAAAAACCGGAAATTGCTGACCACCCATGGGGCTATGATTTATTACGTCAAGGCTTATGGGTTAGCTTATAAAGGAACCTTACCAGACATGAGCAATGAAGATAAATTAACAGCTAACAAAGCTAAAAGTTTAGCTGAATATATCAAAAAAACCCAAGCACCAATAATTTTTGCTGATAGAGCATTTAATACAATGTTACTTGCGCCAATTGCTAAAAAAACAAAGGTGAAAATTTTTCCTCGACCACTTTATATTGATGGATTAGGTGAACCAGGTAGTGAGGGAGAAACCTATCAAAAAATGATGGATGCAAATACTCGCAGCATTGTGGAAGGTTTAGGGGGTACATATTTAAAATTTGCGCCCAACATTGGTAGATAAATTGGCTTTTCCAGTTGCTACCAACCATTTACCAGCGGAAGGAGCTAGGGTAACACCTCTCCTGAGAGGTTTAACCTTGATATTATCAACCAGGCTTAAATTTAGCTCCGATAGTATGGTAGCTAATACCAATTTCATTTCAAACATAGCAAAAGCCATCCCAATACACCGACGATTTCCACCGCCAAAGGGAATGTACTCATATTGGGAATATTGCCTTTTTAAAAACCTTTCCGGGTCAAATTCCTCCGGATTGTCATATATATCCGCTCGATGGTGGGTCAAATATATACAGGGTGCTAGCAATGTTCCAGGCGTAAATTCATGATCCATAATTCTTATTTGTTTTTTTACCATGCGGGGGAAAGTAATCATGGCAATGGGATATATTCTTAGTGTTTCCTGACAAACGGCATTTAAGTAAGGCAATCGATAAATTCCATTTGCATCTAAAACTGAACCTGTATTTTGATTACTTGGATTAGTTAATAGATTATTTAACTCATCTAGCAACTTATCTTTAACCGAGGGTAAACGATGAATCCAATACAATGACCATGTTAATGCAGAAGCAGTGGTTTCATGACCTGCAAACAATAAAGTCATTAACTCATCCCGCAGTTCTACATCAGTCATTGGTTGACCATTTTCATCCCGAGAGGACATCATTAAGGTCAATATATCATTGCCAGATATATCAAAATTAGCTCGACGTTCTGTAATTTCACTTTGCAAAATTTGATAAATGGTCTCCTTTTGGCGTAAAAACCTTCCCCAAGGACTCCAACTACCCAGATCTATTTGCAAAATTGGGAAAAATGTCATCATGGAACGTAAGGGAGATCCACTCAGTTCTAATAATGAGCGCAATAGTTGTTCTAGTTTTGTAAAACGCTCTCCTGCGGATAAACCAAACACCGCTTGTAAAATTACCCGCAAAGAAATCTCTTGCATAAAATCCCGCACAGAAAATGGTTTTCCTATTTCCCATTGCTTAATTACTTCTTGGGTAATACTTGTGATAATCTCTGAGTATGCTTTCATCCTTTCTCCATGAAATGGAGGGATTAATAATTTTCTTTGCCTCCGATGGGTTTCACCATCTATTAATACTAGGGAATTTTCCCCCAGCAAAGGTTTAAGTAACTTGTTAGATACTCCTGCATCAAAATTTTCTAATGGTGCCGTAAAAATCTCTTGGATCGCTTGTGGGTTGCTAATAAATACTATTGGTTCTTTACTGGATAAGTTGAGTGTAAAAAAATCCCCGTAGGCTTGGGCAGATTTTTCCATTAATTGCACGGGATTAAAAACCCAGTTGATCCTCTGTAGAAATCTAGGAGCTTGGGACTGACCCGGTAGTTTCATCATGTTTCACCATAGTTAGTATTATTGGTAAGCTGTAATATGAGATGGCCTATTATGGCTTTTCTTGGGGTTTAATCCTGTTTTAGCCATCTCCTCCTAGTATAACATATCAATTGAACATTATGCCATATTAGTAATGAAACTGTTTATACATTAAAATGTTTAATTATTTGGTTAAATTTAGGAGAAAGTAAGTGGGTGGAAAGTCATTAATAGGAACTTATGAAATGGCAGTTATTGACACATAATAAGCAAGTGCTAGGCAAAATATTCACAATATTAGTCTTTACTGGGTTAACTGGAATTTTATGCGTTTCTTGTAATCGCAATCAGGATCTTTTGGTAACTGAAATAGGGGTCAATCCCCCTAAACGTCCCACCCGTAAAACCTCTGGTGCAGGAGAATTTTATCTTCAGGGACAAAATCAGCACTCGAGAGGCAATTTTCAAGCTGCTATTGCTGCTTATAGTAAGTCTATCAGTTTAAATTCTGAGTATGCACCTGCATTTAAGGCTCGTGGTTTAGCTTATTTTGACTTAAATAATAAAGAAAGAGCAATTAATGATTATAATCAGTCTCTGCAAATTAATCCTAATGACCCAGAAACTTACAACTATAGGGGTAATGCTCGTGCTTCTTTAGGAGACCAAAAAGGTGCTATAGAAGATTATAACGAAGCTATTCGTTTATCGCCTAACTATGCCGAGGCTTTCAATAATAGAGGCAATTCCCATGCTGCTCAAGGAAATAAAAATGCAGCTCTGGAAGATTATACTCAAGCTATTCGCATTGACCAAAATTATTCTGTTGCTTATAATAATCGTGGTAATGCCTATTCTAGTCTGGGAAATACATCAAAAGCGATCGCTGATTATAATCAAGCTATTCGGTTAAATCCCCAGTTTGCTCCTGCTTATAATAATCGTGGTAATGCTTTTGCCTCTTCTGGAGATAAACGTCGCGCTTTACAAGACTTGCAAAAAGCAGCAACTATTTTTGACCAAGAGGGTAACAGGGGATTATATCAACAGACCATGAAAAACATTCAGGAGTTGGGAAAGTAATTGTGCACTAACTATTAGATATTAGTTGAGTATATCTTAGATATTTAGATATTGAATGGATGAGATATTTCATAACTTATGTTACACTGTCTTACCATATGTTATTTACTGTTGAGTATTTTGCTCGTTAGCTGTTCTGCTCCGAGTTCGGCCCAACTCAATGCCACCTTAAATGCTCAGTTACCCCAGTCAAACACTAAAGGTCAATACTTGCCAGTTTCCGCTCAAATGACTATTGCCAATGGCAAAAAAATTGATTTGGAAGTTGCAAAAACACCAGAACAGCAGATGATGGGGTTAATGTATCGTCCAGCTTTACCAGATAACCGGGGTATGTTGTTTGTATTTCCCTCACCCCAACCAGTAGGATTTTGGATGAAGAATGTACCAGTGTCATTAGACATGGTATTTATTAACAGAGGAGTGGTTCAATATATCAAGACCGCCCCCCCCTGCAAAAAT from Cylindrospermopsis curvispora GIHE-G1 harbors:
- a CDS encoding WD40 repeat domain-containing protein, which encodes MNFTTNKPQKFTTHYSEKLTEYVTSLNWSKSGHKLAVTSASGEVIIWQNETITNLQTSTGKSLDCGGFSADDQYLAVGGQDGNIKIWRDKELIQTLANAPAWIDKLAWNHTNNLLAFSLGRYVQVWDVDAQELVVTLNFENSSILGIDWRQDGKYLAISGYKGVKVWNRESWDEEPYILSTNTVSTGVAWSADGKYLASANMDRSITVLEWENPDPWLMRGFPGKIRQLVWSNKTSDTGDPVLACASVEGVVLWHKSVDDSVGWESTILTNHFDIITAIAYPPQSLNYRLPNNELILASAGADGWLCLWDENFQVWEILSGVTEGFSTLAWQPQGKFLAAGGNQGELIIWSSDNSQL
- a CDS encoding metal ABC transporter solute-binding protein, Zn/Mn family: MSQNLPQVVVTTTILCDITNQIAQESINLICLVPPGLEPPIYQPTPEDIRSIKKADLILYHGYNFEPNLIKSLKNSRKNIAKISVGQRAVKQPQKLRQNGKIINEPHIWHDVRNAIKMVEVVNFQLGKLSPENQQRYNSNTRQLTRELKQLNQWIKSTLSTIPDKNRKLLTTHGAMIYYVKAYGLAYKGTLPDMSNEDKLTANKAKSLAEYIKKTQAPIIFADRAFNTMLLAPIAKKTKVKIFPRPLYIDGLGEPGSEGETYQKMMDANTRSIVEGLGGTYLKFAPNIGR
- a CDS encoding cytochrome P450, which translates into the protein MKLPGQSQAPRFLQRINWVFNPVQLMEKSAQAYGDFFTLNLSSKEPIVFISNPQAIQEIFTAPLENFDAGVSNKLLKPLLGENSLVLIDGETHRRQRKLLIPPFHGERMKAYSEIITSITQEVIKQWEIGKPFSVRDFMQEISLRVILQAVFGLSAGERFTKLEQLLRSLLELSGSPLRSMMTFFPILQIDLGSWSPWGRFLRQKETIYQILQSEITERRANFDISGNDILTLMMSSRDENGQPMTDVELRDELMTLLFAGHETTASALTWSLYWIHRLPSVKDKLLDELNNLLTNPSNQNTGSVLDANGIYRLPYLNAVCQETLRIYPIAMITFPRMVKKQIRIMDHEFTPGTLLAPCIYLTHHRADIYDNPEEFDPERFLKRQYSQYEYIPFGGGNRRCIGMAFAMFEMKLVLATILSELNLSLVDNIKVKPLRRGVTLAPSAGKWLVATGKANLSTNVGRKF
- a CDS encoding tetratricopeptide repeat protein, whose protein sequence is MKWQLLTHNKQVLGKIFTILVFTGLTGILCVSCNRNQDLLVTEIGVNPPKRPTRKTSGAGEFYLQGQNQHSRGNFQAAIAAYSKSISLNSEYAPAFKARGLAYFDLNNKERAINDYNQSLQINPNDPETYNYRGNARASLGDQKGAIEDYNEAIRLSPNYAEAFNNRGNSHAAQGNKNAALEDYTQAIRIDQNYSVAYNNRGNAYSSLGNTSKAIADYNQAIRLNPQFAPAYNNRGNAFASSGDKRRALQDLQKAATIFDQEGNRGLYQQTMKNIQELGK
- a CDS encoding DUF192 domain-containing protein gives rise to the protein MLHCLTICYLLLSILLVSCSAPSSAQLNATLNAQLPQSNTKGQYLPVSAQMTIANGKKIDLEVAKTPEQQMMGLMYRPALPDNRGMLFVFPSPQPVGFWMKNVPVSLDMVFINRGVVQYIKTAPPCKNEPCPTYGPRVLIDQVVELRAERARELGLKIGHRVKIEVFKPL